One Bemisia tabaci chromosome 7, PGI_BMITA_v3 DNA window includes the following coding sequences:
- the LOC109039344 gene encoding beta-1,3-galactosyltransferase 1 isoform X1 — MSVSTTAIITPYALVAMLLWHRQRKECRFCKPSWSRAPALCAIILCVGTFVIFSITTRGYSDPNKAVLGWEPSKNLSVAAFLETVDVNGRREESENGSVCDSELLLLVVVCSSPEKEALRTAIRQTWASLQDQSVRVVFLLGHPPPSHESAYVQSRISREKEMYQDIIQEDFIDSYNNLTIKSIMMLRWFTKNCERTSYLLKTDDDIFLDFRVLNQSLRRPFPKWIAPDNFLGGTLIRGASPNKDNNDKWFMPNYLYAGSKYPNYLSGTAYLMSRQVAEKLFTASFGVNMIHMEDIYITGLCARKAGVRPFSLFGFTLSKVKRMGCKSRHIMSHRVTPADMYRIWNTRAACSEFYVTSIFQDRQFGLWEKVANKLHGGR; from the exons ATGAGCGTCAGTACAACCGCGATCATCACACCTTATGCGCTGGTGGCGATGCTGCTCTGGCACAGACAA AGGAAGGAATGTCGTTTTTGCAAACCGTCTTGGTCGCGGGCACCGGCATTATGTGCGATTATTCTGTGCGTCGGAACATTTGTAATATTCTCCATCACCACTCGAGGCTACTCAGATCCTAACAAAG CTGTGCTGGGATGGGAGCCAAGTAAGAACCTTTCGGTGGCGGCGTTTCTGGAGACTGTCGACGTGAACGGGAGGCGGGAGGAGAGTGAGAATGGCTCCGTCTGCGACTCCGAGTTGCTTCTGCTGGTCGTCGTCTGCTCGAGTCCGGAGAAGGAGGCGCTCCGAACGGCCATCCGCCAGACCTGGGCGTCTCTTCAGGATCAATCCGTCAGGGTTGTTTTTCTCCTTGGACATCCCCCGCCGAGTCACGAATCCGCATACGTCCAG agcagaATATCGAGAGAAAAAGAGATGTACCAAGACATTATTCAAGAGGATTTCATCGATTCCTACAACAACCTAACTATCAAATCTATCATGATGCTCAGGTGGTTCACCAAGAACTGCGAACGAACCAGTTATTTACTCAAGACTGACGATGATATATTCTTGGATTTCCGAGTCTTGAATCAGTCCTTGAGGAGGCCTTTTCCGAAATGGATCGCGCCCGACAATTTTCTCGGCGGAACTTTGATACGAGGCGCGAGCCCAAATAAGGACAACAACGATAAATG GTTCATGCCTAACTATCTGTATGCAGGCTCTAAGTATCCCAATTATTTGTCTGGCACAGCTTACTTGATGTCACGTCAAGTAGCAGAAAAACTGTTCACAGCATCGTTTGGAGTCAACATGATTCACATGGAGGATATTTACATCACAG GTCTATGTGCTCGGAAAGCGGGCGTGAGACCCTTCTCGTTATTCGGATTCACGCTATCGAAGGTGAAACGCATGGGGTGTAAGTCACGTCACATCATGAGTCACAGGGTAACCCCGGCAGACATGTACCGCATATGGAACACCCGCGCCGCTTGCTCAGAATTTTACGTTACATCAATTTTTCAGGATAGACAATTCGGACTATGGGAAAAAGTCGCAAATAAACTCCATGGAGGCAGATGA
- the LOC109039344 gene encoding beta-1,3-galactosyltransferase 1 isoform X2, whose protein sequence is MKWRKECRFCKPSWSRAPALCAIILCVGTFVIFSITTRGYSDPNKAVLGWEPSKNLSVAAFLETVDVNGRREESENGSVCDSELLLLVVVCSSPEKEALRTAIRQTWASLQDQSVRVVFLLGHPPPSHESAYVQSRISREKEMYQDIIQEDFIDSYNNLTIKSIMMLRWFTKNCERTSYLLKTDDDIFLDFRVLNQSLRRPFPKWIAPDNFLGGTLIRGASPNKDNNDKWFMPNYLYAGSKYPNYLSGTAYLMSRQVAEKLFTASFGVNMIHMEDIYITGLCARKAGVRPFSLFGFTLSKVKRMGCKSRHIMSHRVTPADMYRIWNTRAACSEFYVTSIFQDRQFGLWEKVANKLHGGR, encoded by the exons ATGAAGTGG AGGAAGGAATGTCGTTTTTGCAAACCGTCTTGGTCGCGGGCACCGGCATTATGTGCGATTATTCTGTGCGTCGGAACATTTGTAATATTCTCCATCACCACTCGAGGCTACTCAGATCCTAACAAAG CTGTGCTGGGATGGGAGCCAAGTAAGAACCTTTCGGTGGCGGCGTTTCTGGAGACTGTCGACGTGAACGGGAGGCGGGAGGAGAGTGAGAATGGCTCCGTCTGCGACTCCGAGTTGCTTCTGCTGGTCGTCGTCTGCTCGAGTCCGGAGAAGGAGGCGCTCCGAACGGCCATCCGCCAGACCTGGGCGTCTCTTCAGGATCAATCCGTCAGGGTTGTTTTTCTCCTTGGACATCCCCCGCCGAGTCACGAATCCGCATACGTCCAG agcagaATATCGAGAGAAAAAGAGATGTACCAAGACATTATTCAAGAGGATTTCATCGATTCCTACAACAACCTAACTATCAAATCTATCATGATGCTCAGGTGGTTCACCAAGAACTGCGAACGAACCAGTTATTTACTCAAGACTGACGATGATATATTCTTGGATTTCCGAGTCTTGAATCAGTCCTTGAGGAGGCCTTTTCCGAAATGGATCGCGCCCGACAATTTTCTCGGCGGAACTTTGATACGAGGCGCGAGCCCAAATAAGGACAACAACGATAAATG GTTCATGCCTAACTATCTGTATGCAGGCTCTAAGTATCCCAATTATTTGTCTGGCACAGCTTACTTGATGTCACGTCAAGTAGCAGAAAAACTGTTCACAGCATCGTTTGGAGTCAACATGATTCACATGGAGGATATTTACATCACAG GTCTATGTGCTCGGAAAGCGGGCGTGAGACCCTTCTCGTTATTCGGATTCACGCTATCGAAGGTGAAACGCATGGGGTGTAAGTCACGTCACATCATGAGTCACAGGGTAACCCCGGCAGACATGTACCGCATATGGAACACCCGCGCCGCTTGCTCAGAATTTTACGTTACATCAATTTTTCAGGATAGACAATTCGGACTATGGGAAAAAGTCGCAAATAAACTCCATGGAGGCAGATGA